A window of the Leptospira brenneri genome harbors these coding sequences:
- a CDS encoding glutathione peroxidase, protein MSDEFYKIKVKRGSEEIPMEQFKDKVLLIVNTASECGFTPQYKGLQETYDRWKGKGLEVLAFPCNQFGEQEPGTDAEIKLFCERTFLTTFPIFSKLEVNGPNTDSLYKHLKTKAPGIFGSLDIKWNFTKFLIDKNGNVVKRYAPITKPEAIEKDIEKLVQA, encoded by the coding sequence ATGTCAGACGAATTTTACAAAATCAAAGTAAAACGAGGTTCCGAGGAAATTCCGATGGAGCAGTTTAAAGACAAGGTGTTACTCATTGTAAACACTGCCAGCGAATGTGGGTTTACTCCGCAATACAAAGGACTTCAAGAGACTTACGATCGTTGGAAAGGTAAAGGTTTGGAAGTACTCGCTTTTCCTTGCAATCAGTTTGGAGAACAAGAGCCAGGGACTGATGCAGAAATTAAATTATTCTGTGAGAGAACATTCTTAACAACCTTCCCTATTTTTTCTAAGTTGGAAGTGAATGGACCAAATACAGATTCGCTTTACAAACACCTTAAAACAAAAGCACCAGGGATTTTTGGATCTTTGGATATCAAGTGGAACTTTACAAAATTTCTGATCGATAAAAATGGAAACGTTGTAAAACGATATGCTCCCATTACAAAGCCAGAAGCTATTGAAAAGGATATAGAAAAACTTGTCCAAGCTTAA
- a CDS encoding MarR family winged helix-turn-helix transcriptional regulator, which yields MSKLKDPTDEVLLLRNQICFSLYSSIHRLMKIYRPLLAGLGLTYPQYLVMLVLWEEEETTVSGLGERLQLDSGTLTPLLKRLEQSGVIQRKRNPDDERVVMVSLTKNGKQLREKAKTIPEQIFCSSGIQEKQAIQLKEILDQFGKI from the coding sequence TTGTCCAAGCTTAAGGATCCTACAGATGAGGTTCTTCTTTTGAGGAACCAAATTTGTTTTTCTTTGTATTCCTCTATACATCGATTGATGAAGATATATCGTCCTCTTCTTGCGGGACTAGGCCTTACTTATCCGCAGTATCTTGTTATGTTGGTACTTTGGGAAGAGGAAGAAACAACTGTTAGTGGTCTTGGGGAACGATTGCAATTGGATTCTGGAACTTTGACTCCACTTTTAAAACGACTAGAACAAAGTGGAGTCATTCAAAGAAAAAGGAATCCAGACGATGAACGAGTAGTGATGGTTAGCCTCACAAAAAATGGAAAACAATTACGTGAAAAAGCAAAAACCATTCCGGAACAAATTTTTTGTTCATCAGGTATTCAGGAGAAGCAGGCGATTCAACTAAAGGAAATTTTGGATCAATTTGGCAAAATTTAA